Proteins from a genomic interval of Clostridium sp. 'deep sea':
- the cotE gene encoding outer spore coat protein CotE: MNFQESGLREIMTRATVARGTKKYRQKHILIADYEPEIILGYTCKNHMHTSAPGPGAVEVKGKYDVHIWYAFGGGAQTAVMKESIHYTDYIPVKNIGYSRMGSNEYAEVQLNKAPAAVDAYIRGDNEICVIVEMSYNAQIVGEARLWIKVFTNLDENTEQTPIPEDQNLEFEFHEIEAIQLEDDPV; this comes from the coding sequence ATGAACTTTCAGGAGTCTGGTTTAAGAGAAATAATGACAAGGGCAACTGTAGCAAGAGGTACTAAAAAATATCGTCAAAAGCATATTCTCATTGCCGATTATGAACCAGAAATTATACTAGGATATACCTGCAAAAATCATATGCATACCTCAGCACCAGGTCCGGGAGCGGTAGAAGTTAAGGGCAAATATGATGTACATATTTGGTATGCATTTGGTGGGGGAGCTCAAACAGCTGTAATGAAAGAGAGCATTCATTATACCGATTATATTCCTGTTAAAAACATTGGTTATAGCCGTATGGGAAGTAATGAATACGCTGAAGTTCAGTTAAATAAAGCCCCTGCAGCTGTAGATGCCTATATTAGAGGCGATAATGAAATTTGTGTTATTGTAGAAATGAGCTATAATGCTCAAATTGTAGGAGAAGCAAGGCTTTGGATTAAGGTTTTTACTAATTTAGATGAAAACACCGAGCAAACCCCAATTCCGGAAGATCAAAATTTAGAATTTGAGTTTCACGAAATAGAAGCTATTCAACTTGAAGATGATCCCGTATAA